One Methylosinus sp. C49 DNA segment encodes these proteins:
- a CDS encoding transposase gives MDHSMLDAMHEGRTYQRVELITGGRRRRSWTSEDKARIVAESAEPNANISDVARRNGVSRGLLTVWRRQAWEARSTPEHEALFAAVRVRCVEERDAVSVAPCTIEVSIADAMVRVPMGADSATVDAVISALRRSR, from the coding sequence ATGGATCATTCCATGCTTGATGCCATGCATGAAGGCAGGACTTATCAACGGGTGGAGCTGATCACCGGCGGCCGGCGCCGGCGCAGTTGGACGTCCGAGGATAAAGCCAGGATCGTCGCGGAAAGCGCGGAGCCGAACGCCAACATTTCGGACGTCGCTCGACGCAATGGCGTAAGCCGTGGGCTGTTGACCGTCTGGCGTCGGCAGGCCTGGGAGGCGCGAAGCACACCCGAGCATGAAGCGCTGTTCGCTGCGGTGCGCGTGAGATGCGTCGAGGAGCGCGACGCGGTCTCTGTCGCGCCCTGCACGATCGAGGTCTCGATCGCCGATGCGATGGTCCGTGTGCCGATGGGCGCGGACAGCGCGACGGTCGATGCGGTGATTTCGGCGCTGCGTCGTTCGCGATGA
- a CDS encoding helix-turn-helix domain-containing protein gives MTPVQCRMARAALNLGVIELADLAEVSTNTVTRFERGEQVKPSTIDRMRAALEQAGVEFIPENGGGAGVRLKK, from the coding sequence ATGACGCCCGTCCAATGCCGAATGGCCCGAGCTGCTCTGAATCTCGGCGTCATCGAACTTGCCGATTTGGCGGAAGTTTCCACCAACACCGTGACTCGTTTCGAGCGTGGCGAGCAGGTCAAGCCGTCGACGATCGATCGCATGCGCGCCGCTCTCGAGCAGGCCGGCGTCGAATTCATTCCCGAGAATGGCGGCGGCGCCGGCGTGCGGCTGAAAAAATAG
- a CDS encoding recombinase family protein → MSDCTRAALYLRVSTTRQAEVDLSIPDQQAQTSAYCARHSWRIVAEYVEPGASAMDDHRPEFQRMIERACDDDHPIDVIVVHSFSRFFRDAFGLEMYVRRLAKHNVRLVSITQELGDDPAQVMMRQVIALFDEYQSRENSKHVLRAMKENARQGFYNGSRLPLGYSLAEVEKRGHRTKKKLVVDPVEAETVRMIYRLYLEGGAGKGPMGVKEVTKTLNGRGLRTRLGARFGVASVHKVLTNPVYAGRWRFNKREAKTGRAKAESEVIEIAVPPIIEAAVFDKAQASLKARDPRVLPPRVVTGPILLTGLAVCAACGGAMTLRTGTSKSGKVHRYYTCSTAARVGKTGCKGRSIPMDRLDGLVTTHLADRLFGPNRLAGILTSLAQKRAAGDDEVRSRVEALQSEIAQSEDKLKRLYRMVEDGVTDMDDLLRDRLAALRLEREHAKAALERIKAQSAPSIVLEPDQLERFGTFMREKITVGETSFRRAYIRKWRARRDSNP, encoded by the coding sequence ATGTCCGATTGCACCCGCGCCGCGCTCTATCTCCGGGTTTCGACGACGCGGCAGGCGGAGGTCGACCTCTCCATCCCCGACCAGCAAGCGCAGACGAGCGCCTATTGCGCACGCCATAGTTGGCGCATCGTCGCCGAATATGTCGAGCCCGGCGCTTCTGCCATGGACGACCATCGTCCCGAGTTTCAGCGCATGATCGAACGCGCCTGCGACGACGATCATCCGATCGACGTCATCGTAGTCCATTCCTTCTCTCGCTTCTTCCGCGACGCTTTCGGCCTGGAAATGTATGTGCGCAGGCTCGCCAAGCACAATGTGCGGCTCGTCTCCATCACCCAGGAACTCGGCGACGACCCGGCGCAGGTGATGATGCGACAGGTCATCGCGCTGTTCGACGAATATCAGAGCCGTGAGAATAGCAAGCACGTCTTGCGCGCGATGAAGGAGAACGCCCGCCAGGGATTCTACAATGGCTCACGCCTGCCGCTCGGCTATTCACTCGCCGAAGTGGAGAAGCGCGGACACAGGACCAAGAAGAAGCTCGTCGTCGATCCTGTGGAAGCCGAGACCGTGCGGATGATCTACCGCTTGTATCTCGAAGGCGGGGCCGGCAAGGGGCCAATGGGCGTCAAGGAGGTGACGAAGACGCTCAATGGGCGCGGGCTGAGAACGCGACTCGGCGCGCGCTTCGGCGTCGCGTCGGTCCACAAGGTCTTGACCAATCCGGTCTATGCCGGCCGGTGGCGCTTCAACAAGCGTGAGGCCAAAACCGGGAGAGCCAAAGCCGAAAGTGAAGTCATCGAGATCGCCGTGCCGCCAATCATCGAAGCTGCCGTGTTCGACAAGGCCCAGGCGAGCCTGAAAGCAAGAGACCCGCGCGTCTTGCCTCCCCGAGTCGTCACCGGCCCCATTCTCCTTACCGGCCTCGCTGTCTGCGCTGCTTGCGGCGGCGCGATGACGCTGCGCACAGGAACCTCGAAGAGCGGCAAGGTGCATCGCTACTACACCTGCTCCACAGCCGCCCGCGTCGGCAAGACCGGCTGCAAGGGGCGCTCGATCCCGATGGACCGGCTCGATGGTCTGGTCACGACCCATCTTGCCGACCGACTATTCGGCCCGAATCGGCTGGCCGGCATCTTGACCTCCCTGGCCCAGAAGCGCGCCGCCGGCGACGACGAGGTCCGCAGTCGGGTGGAAGCCCTCCAATCGGAAATCGCCCAGTCCGAGGACAAGCTGAAGCGCCTCTATAGAATGGTCGAGGATGGCGTCACCGACATGGACGATCTTCTCCGAGATCGTCTCGCCGCGCTCAGATTGGAGCGTGAGCACGCGAAAGCCGCGTTGGAGCGGATCAAAGCCCAGTCCGCGCCGTCAATCGTGCTCGAACCGGACCAGCTCGAGCGATTCGGGACGTTCATGCGCGAAAAGATCACGGTCGGCGAAACGTCGTTCCGCAGAGCCTATATACGCAAATGGCGCGCCCGAAGGGATTCGAACCCCTGA
- a CDS encoding DUF3363 domain-containing protein, with product MSKAVDAHLRYLERDGVTRDGEKGHAYSAIENEADGRAFVERGRDDRHQFRFIVAPEDAGDMADLRGFTRDLMRQMEQDLETGLDWIAVDHHNTGHPHTHIIVRGVLDGGRILNIAGDYIAHGVRHRASELVTLELGHQSEIELQTKLANEVAAERLTRLDKMLRAEQREQGVIDLRLGEGASYLVRENRALLLGRVRRLERYGLAAELETGRWAISDRAEQMLKELGVRNEAIETIRRALAGHGLADERGVAQYACHGETGKEPIVGRVLAKGLAGDEMGERVYLIVDGVDGRVHHMEFADPTRIEEVGRGMIVEAAPAFSGPRPADRNIAIVAEKDGVYRPSAHLERIRESFERQGKDPDAFVRFHVRRLEALRRAGHVERVDADHWRVPKDIVERGQSYDLAQGGDGLRVRTLSTFDLERQIASDGATWLDRELVADKQTSLVEAGFGRDVKNALHRRGERLVEMGLAKDNGRSISIPRSAIATLERREVERVGRQMAAERGLSYSPSGPGEYVSGRLAGVANLASGRFAMIEDGLGFQLVPWQPVLEKRIGQYLCGVHRDGGGIEWNLGRKRGLGL from the coding sequence ATGAGCAAGGCCGTCGACGCCCATCTTCGCTATCTCGAACGCGATGGCGTCACTCGCGACGGTGAGAAGGGCCACGCTTATTCGGCGATCGAGAATGAGGCGGACGGCCGCGCCTTCGTCGAGCGCGGCCGCGACGATCGTCATCAGTTCCGCTTCATCGTCGCGCCGGAGGACGCCGGCGACATGGCCGACCTGCGAGGCTTCACCCGCGACCTCATGCGGCAGATGGAGCAGGACCTGGAGACGGGCCTCGACTGGATCGCCGTCGACCATCACAACACCGGCCATCCCCACACCCACATTATTGTCCGCGGCGTGCTCGACGGCGGCCGCATCCTCAATATCGCAGGCGACTATATCGCTCACGGCGTTCGTCACCGGGCAAGCGAACTCGTCACGCTGGAACTCGGCCACCAGAGTGAGATCGAGCTTCAGACGAAGCTCGCGAATGAAGTTGCGGCGGAGCGGCTGACGCGGCTCGACAAGATGCTTCGCGCCGAGCAGCGCGAACAAGGCGTCATTGATCTCAGGCTCGGGGAAGGCGCCTCCTATCTTGTCCGAGAGAACCGGGCGCTGCTGCTCGGTCGCGTGCGGCGCCTGGAACGCTACGGCCTCGCTGCCGAACTTGAGACGGGGCGGTGGGCAATTTCCGACCGTGCGGAGCAGATGCTGAAAGAGCTCGGCGTTCGCAACGAAGCGATCGAGACCATCCGTCGGGCGCTAGCCGGTCACGGTCTGGCGGACGAGCGCGGCGTCGCGCAATATGCTTGCCACGGGGAGACTGGAAAGGAGCCGATCGTCGGCCGGGTGCTGGCCAAAGGGCTGGCCGGCGACGAGATGGGCGAGCGGGTCTATCTCATCGTCGACGGCGTCGACGGACGAGTCCATCATATGGAGTTCGCCGATCCGACCCGCATCGAGGAGGTCGGCCGAGGCATGATCGTCGAAGCCGCGCCCGCCTTTTCCGGTCCGAGGCCCGCCGACCGCAACATCGCCATCGTTGCGGAGAAGGACGGGGTCTACCGACCGAGCGCTCATCTTGAACGTATCCGCGAGAGCTTCGAGCGGCAGGGCAAGGACCCGGACGCATTCGTCCGCTTCCATGTCCGCCGGCTGGAGGCGCTGCGCCGGGCCGGGCATGTCGAGCGCGTCGACGCGGATCACTGGCGCGTCCCGAAGGATATTGTCGAGCGCGGCCAAAGTTATGATCTGGCCCAGGGTGGCGACGGACTCCGCGTGCGTACGCTCTCGACCTTCGACCTCGAACGGCAGATCGCGAGCGACGGAGCGACATGGCTCGACCGCGAACTCGTCGCCGACAAGCAGACTTCGTTAGTAGAAGCGGGCTTCGGTCGGGACGTGAAGAATGCGCTCCACCGGCGCGGAGAGCGGTTAGTGGAAATGGGCCTCGCCAAGGATAACGGAAGATCTATCTCCATTCCGCGCAGCGCTATCGCCACGCTGGAGCGGCGGGAGGTGGAGCGCGTCGGCCGGCAGATGGCCGCGGAGCGCGGGCTGTCGTATTCGCCGAGCGGGCCGGGCGAATATGTGTCGGGGCGGCTGGCTGGCGTCGCCAATCTCGCCAGCGGGCGCTTCGCGATGATCGAGGACGGCCTTGGCTTCCAGCTCGTGCCTTGGCAGCCCGTTCTCGAAAAGCGCATCGGCCAATATCTCTGCGGCGTTCACCGTGACGGCGGCGGCATCGAGTGGAACCTCGGCCGGAAGCGCGGGCTGGGGCTGTAA
- a CDS encoding type II toxin-antitoxin system PemK/MazF family toxin: protein MRRGDIWTVAGGKDYAGKPRPVVILQDDSFDATDSITICAFTTDETDAPLFRLPVKPNERNGLRVACRLMADKVTTVPKSKIGAHIGRLDEEDILRLNQAVLVFLGLAVSPRPRRARRS, encoded by the coding sequence ATGAGACGCGGCGACATCTGGACTGTTGCCGGCGGCAAGGACTACGCGGGCAAGCCGCGCCCTGTGGTCATCCTACAGGATGACAGTTTCGACGCGACGGACTCCATCACCATTTGCGCTTTCACGACAGACGAGACGGACGCGCCTTTGTTCCGTCTGCCGGTGAAGCCGAACGAGCGCAACGGATTGCGTGTGGCCTGCCGCTTGATGGCGGACAAGGTCACCACGGTTCCGAAATCGAAGATCGGCGCACATATCGGGCGCTTGGACGAAGAGGACATATTGCGTCTCAACCAAGCGGTGCTCGTCTTCCTCGGTCTCGCCGTGTCGCCGAGACCTCGGCGCGCACGGCGATCATGA
- a CDS encoding antitoxin MazE family protein, with protein sequence MTPAAKPKPSRVKVRDHRERLRAQGLRPIQIWVPDVRAASFRAEAHRQSLAVAMSPHSLDDQTFIDAVSVLDVDDDGNE encoded by the coding sequence GTGACCCCAGCAGCGAAGCCCAAGCCCTCCCGCGTCAAGGTGCGCGATCATCGCGAGCGCCTGCGCGCCCAAGGGCTGCGCCCTATCCAGATTTGGGTGCCGGACGTGCGCGCCGCTTCCTTCCGGGCGGAGGCGCATCGCCAGTCGCTCGCCGTCGCTATGAGCCCCCATTCTCTCGATGACCAAACGTTCATCGATGCGGTGTCGGTCCTCGACGTCGATGACGACGGTAACGAATGA
- a CDS encoding PilZ domain-containing protein, whose amino-acid sequence MRRPELRPKIGAEQRAAETIAEPRFDGRFSVPPDQRRYACRTIDMSAEVVALRSDFRPAVGDRIALDLDRWGRFDGAVIRLFDGGFTVDLEIADQPRAHVAMQFAWLTRHAAPNAPQCRDHERLRPKRRLTTFTVAQVTLPCEILDLSRSGASLRTEVQVPPGEKITIGKRTQAEVIRPTEDGFAVRFRRLLPLEIFDEDIDL is encoded by the coding sequence GTGAGACGACCAGAATTACGCCCCAAAATCGGGGCGGAGCAGCGCGCCGCCGAGACGATCGCCGAGCCGCGCTTCGACGGCCGCTTCAGCGTGCCGCCGGACCAGCGCCGTTACGCCTGCCGCACCATCGACATGTCGGCCGAGGTCGTCGCCCTGCGCAGCGACTTCCGGCCCGCGGTCGGCGATCGGATCGCGCTCGATCTCGATCGCTGGGGCCGTTTCGACGGCGCGGTGATTCGTCTCTTCGATGGCGGCTTCACCGTGGACCTCGAGATTGCGGACCAGCCGCGCGCCCATGTGGCGATGCAATTCGCTTGGCTGACGCGGCACGCCGCGCCGAACGCCCCCCAGTGCCGCGATCACGAGCGCTTGCGGCCCAAGCGCCGGCTCACCACCTTCACCGTGGCGCAAGTGACCCTCCCCTGCGAGATCCTGGATCTCTCGCGCAGCGGCGCCTCGCTGCGGACGGAGGTGCAGGTCCCTCCGGGCGAGAAGATCACGATCGGCAAGCGGACCCAGGCCGAGGTCATTCGCCCGACCGAGGACGGTTTCGCGGTTCGCTTCCGCCGTCTTTTGCCGCTCGAGATATTCGATGAAGATATAGACCTGTGA